A genomic segment from Fusobacterium sp. encodes:
- the zupT gene encoding zinc transporter ZupT, whose amino-acid sequence MIETGNVVIAFVLTLLAGLAMGVGSIISFIGKKTNKKFLSASLGFASGVMIYVAFVEIFMESRESLVETYGGSKGLWIAVISFFIGMVFMIFTEKFCLKENEEKSEEKSVYRMGVMTAVAIGIHNFPEGMAIFASVLKTPALGFSVATAIAIHNISVGIAVSAPIYYATGSRKKAFTFSLISGLVEPLGALVGYILLKDYLNEKIFGMLLAAVAGIMVYIALDELLPSAQNDGNHHIATYSMILGMMVMAVSLMII is encoded by the coding sequence ATGATAGAAACAGGGAATGTAGTAATAGCTTTTGTCCTCACATTGTTAGCTGGACTTGCAATGGGAGTTGGGAGTATTATATCTTTTATAGGAAAAAAAACAAATAAAAAGTTTCTTTCTGCTTCATTAGGATTTGCAAGTGGTGTAATGATATATGTAGCATTTGTAGAAATATTTATGGAATCAAGAGAATCATTAGTTGAAACTTATGGAGGAAGTAAGGGATTATGGATAGCAGTTATTTCATTTTTTATAGGAATGGTTTTTATGATTTTTACAGAAAAATTTTGTCTGAAAGAAAATGAAGAAAAAAGTGAAGAGAAATCTGTATATCGAATGGGTGTAATGACTGCTGTTGCAATAGGAATACATAATTTTCCAGAAGGAATGGCGATATTTGCATCAGTATTGAAAACACCAGCTTTAGGTTTTTCTGTGGCTACAGCAATAGCTATACATAATATATCAGTAGGAATAGCTGTATCTGCACCAATATATTATGCAACAGGAAGTCGAAAAAAAGCGTTTACCTTTTCTCTTATTTCTGGATTAGTAGAACCACTGGGAGCTTTAGTGGGGTACATTCTTCTCAAAGATTATTTAAATGAAAAAATATTTGGAATGTTACTAGCAGCAGTAGCAGGTATTATGGTTTATATAGCTTTAGATGAACTTCTTCCATCAGCACAGAATGATGGAAATCATCATATTGCTACTTATAGTATGATATTGGGAATGATGGTAATGGCAGTAAGTTTAATGATAATTTGA
- a CDS encoding toxin-antitoxin system YwqK family antitoxin, whose amino-acid sequence MKKNILLFFVIFLLLSCNNEKNNTTISQNPTSFYEKESVLGISKHFSGILTEKYNNGQLKKVTCYKDGTKNGLEKIYYQNGKIKLEGNYKNNIEDGIFKTYYQNGNLNIDTEFKNGLPNNLFLKYHLNGKLALKGEYKDGKLHGEWKSYYSNGELESEKEYNNGIGTGEWKTYYENGNLKWKGIYTNGELVVEQLMILL is encoded by the coding sequence ATGAAAAAAAATATATTACTATTTTTTGTAATATTTCTATTATTGAGTTGTAATAATGAAAAAAATAATACAACAATATCTCAAAACCCCACATCATTTTATGAAAAAGAAAGTGTTTTGGGAATCAGTAAACATTTTTCTGGTATACTTACAGAAAAATATAATAATGGTCAATTAAAAAAAGTTACATGTTATAAAGATGGTACAAAAAATGGTCTAGAAAAGATTTATTATCAGAATGGAAAAATAAAATTAGAAGGAAATTATAAAAACAATATAGAAGATGGTATATTTAAAACTTACTATCAAAATGGCAATTTAAATATTGATACTGAATTTAAAAATGGTCTCCCTAATAATTTATTTTTAAAATATCATCTTAATGGAAAACTAGCTTTAAAAGGTGAATATAAAGATGGAAAACTTCATGGTGAATGGAAAAGTTACTATTCTAATGGTGAACTTGAATCTGAAAAAGAATATAATAATGGTATTGGCACTGGTGAATGGAAAACTTACTATGAAAATGGCAATTTAAAATGGAAAGGAATATATACAAATGGTGAACTTGTTGTTGAACAACTTATGATTTTACTATAA
- the hydG gene encoding [FeFe] hydrogenase H-cluster radical SAM maturase HydG: MEQKYELEFLNENDINLLIKESEKKARDENLVKEILKKAVEAKGITDKEAAILLNINNTELLEEMFETARKIKEKIYGKRIVMFAPLYVSNYCVNNCEYCGYKNNNEELSRKKLNKEELIEEVKSLEKLGHKRIALEAGEDSLNCSLDYILECIKNIYSIKFKNGSIRRINVNIAATTIENYKRLKDAEIGTYILFQETYHKATYEKVHLNGPKKDYEYHTSAMFRARKAGIDDVGIGVLYGLYDFKYETISMIRYADALEKITGVGPHTISVPRLRAAENVSLEDYPYLVSDEDFKKIVAVLRLAVPYTGLILSTREEAELRDEAIKLGISQVSSGSCTGVGGYSQREKDRKEKPQFELGDSRSPLEMIESLMKGGYVPSYCTACYRNGRTGDRFMEIAKSGQINVMCEANALMTLKEFLIDYADNRLRKIGDEVIMKTLNKMSDENFKNKIKENLKAIENGARDINV; the protein is encoded by the coding sequence ATGGAACAAAAATATGAATTGGAATTTTTAAATGAAAATGATATAAACCTTTTAATAAAAGAATCTGAAAAAAAAGCCAGAGATGAAAATTTAGTAAAAGAGATATTGAAAAAAGCTGTAGAAGCAAAAGGTATAACTGATAAAGAGGCAGCTATTTTACTTAATATAAATAATACTGAACTTCTTGAAGAAATGTTTGAAACTGCAAGAAAAATAAAAGAAAAAATATATGGGAAGAGAATAGTAATGTTTGCTCCTTTATATGTGAGTAATTACTGTGTAAATAATTGCGAATACTGTGGATATAAAAATAATAATGAAGAATTAAGCAGAAAAAAATTGAATAAGGAAGAACTTATAGAAGAAGTTAAATCTTTAGAAAAACTTGGGCATAAAAGAATAGCTCTAGAAGCTGGAGAAGACTCTCTCAACTGTTCTTTGGATTATATATTAGAATGTATAAAAAATATATACTCAATTAAATTTAAAAATGGAAGTATAAGAAGAATAAATGTAAATATTGCTGCAACAACAATTGAAAATTATAAGAGATTGAAAGATGCAGAGATAGGTACATATATATTATTTCAAGAAACATATCATAAAGCAACTTATGAGAAAGTGCATTTAAATGGACCTAAAAAAGATTATGAATATCATACGAGTGCCATGTTTAGAGCACGAAAAGCAGGAATAGATGATGTAGGAATAGGTGTCTTATATGGTTTATATGATTTTAAATATGAAACTATATCTATGATAAGATATGCAGATGCTCTTGAAAAGATAACAGGAGTAGGACCTCATACAATATCAGTTCCAAGACTAAGAGCAGCAGAAAATGTATCATTGGAAGATTATCCATATCTTGTATCAGATGAAGACTTTAAAAAAATAGTGGCAGTATTAAGACTTGCTGTTCCATATACAGGACTTATTTTATCTACTAGAGAGGAAGCTGAACTTAGAGATGAAGCAATAAAATTGGGAATATCTCAGGTTAGCAGTGGATCATGTACAGGAGTAGGGGGATATTCTCAGAGAGAGAAAGATAGAAAAGAAAAACCACAATTTGAACTTGGTGATAGCAGGTCACCTTTAGAAATGATAGAAAGTTTAATGAAAGGAGGATATGTACCAAGTTATTGTACAGCTTGCTACAGAAATGGGCGTACAGGAGATAGATTTATGGAAATAGCAAAAAGTGGGCAAATAAATGTAATGTGTGAAGCTAATGCATTGATGACACTTAAAGAATTTCTAATTGATTATGCTGATAATAGGTTGAGAAAAATAGGTGATGAAGTCATCATGAAAACTTTAAATAAAATGTCTGATGAAAATTTTAAAAATAAAATAAAAGAAAATTTGAAAGCTATAGAAAATGGAGCTAGAGATATAAATGTATAA
- a CDS encoding DUF2156 domain-containing protein has protein sequence MDWKKLTIEDKEIIDNFTKGKFKTCDYNFTNLFLWSQGENLYYKIENDVLIIHGTFVGDEYSFMPIPKDENAIGAMKGIIKDLLQNNKKIVLVPEEWKEKLEDTFILEERRDSFDYVYSIESLAYLKGRKYAKKKNRVHNFMKSYNYSYESVTSENVKKVIDFQTNWCHDKECEIIPVLRNENMGILNLLHNFDVLGIKGGILKVDGKIVAYTLGEAISDEYVVIHIEKGLNDYVGSYQMINRTFLEKEFTDYKYVNREDDFGDEGLREAKESYHPLELLKKYEITGIK, from the coding sequence ATGGACTGGAAAAAATTGACCATTGAAGACAAGGAAATAATAGATAATTTTACCAAAGGAAAATTTAAAACTTGTGATTATAATTTCACTAATCTTTTTTTGTGGAGTCAGGGTGAAAACCTTTATTATAAAATAGAGAATGATGTGTTGATTATACATGGAACATTTGTAGGTGATGAATACAGCTTTATGCCTATTCCTAAAGATGAAAATGCAATAGGTGCAATGAAAGGAATAATAAAAGATTTACTTCAAAATAATAAAAAGATAGTGCTTGTTCCTGAAGAATGGAAAGAAAAACTTGAAGATACTTTTATTCTTGAAGAGAGAAGAGATAGTTTTGATTATGTTTATTCTATAGAAAGCTTAGCTTATTTAAAAGGAAGAAAGTATGCTAAAAAGAAAAATAGAGTGCATAATTTCATGAAAAGCTATAACTATAGTTATGAATCTGTGACTTCTGAAAATGTAAAGAAGGTTATAGATTTTCAAACTAACTGGTGCCATGATAAAGAGTGTGAAATCATTCCAGTATTAAGAAATGAAAATATGGGGATATTGAATCTTCTTCATAATTTTGATGTACTTGGAATAAAAGGTGGTATATTAAAAGTAGATGGCAAGATAGTGGCTTATACATTAGGGGAAGCAATAAGTGACGAATATGTAGTTATACATATTGAAAAAGGTTTAAATGACTATGTAGGAAGCTATCAGATGATAAATAGGACTTTTCTTGAAAAAGAATTTACTGATTATAAATATGTAAATAGAGAAGATGACTTTGGAGATGAGGGATTAAGAGAAGCAAAAGAATCTTATCATCCATTGGAATTGTTAAAAAAATATGAAATAACTGGAATAAAATAA